GCGGGTCTCTTTTAGGGTCTGAATAGGTGTGGAATTGACGGACAAGTTTTACATCCAGCCCTGTCTCTTCTTTAGCTTCCCTGATAACAGCATCTTCAATCGTTTCTCCGTAATCAACAAAACCGCCGGGAATCGCCCAGCCTGGAGGCGGGTTCTTCCTTTTTATAAGGACTATCCCTTTGTTGATCTCGATTATGACATCAACAGTCAGGAATGGATTTCGATATGTCTGTTTCATTATATATGAAGAAAAATACCTATCATTGTTTAAGTGGTTCATATTTTACAGGATTGCTAAACCTGTTGTCTTTTGCCGGTTTCAAAGCTTAAGAATGCTTGCAAAAAACAGGGGAACTTGATACATTACACTTTATTAATATTGTTAGTTACAGAGAGAGATAATATGGCCAAACTCAAATCCCTGAGAAACAAGATAGATGATATAGACAATACGATCGTTAAGCTTTTAAACGACAGGGCGAAGATCGTCCTTGATATCAAAGAGGCTAAAAAGGACGACCGGCTCAAGGTCTACTCGCCGACCAGGGAAAGAGAGATTCTTAAGAGATTAGGAAAGCTCAACACAGGCCCTTTCCCCGGTGACGCGCTTATCGCGCTTTATAAAGAGAT
This genomic stretch from Nitrospirota bacterium harbors:
- a CDS encoding NUDIX hydrolase; amino-acid sequence: MKQTYRNPFLTVDVIIEINKGIVLIKRKNPPPGWAIPGGFVDYGETIEDAVIREAKEETGLDVKLVRQFHTYSDPKRDPRHHTVSTIFIATASGTPKAGDDAKEAEIFFRDTLPDDIAFDHRQILEDYFEKRY